In Phaseolus vulgaris cultivar G19833 chromosome 3, P. vulgaris v2.0, whole genome shotgun sequence, the sequence CCCCACCTGCGATTACATTCCGACACTCAAGCCAGTAAAAACACAAAATACAATGTATCCAGTGAATATAATGCAAATATATGAGTTGTGATACTTTTTGTGGGTGGTTGTCTATTTATAAGCCTCCCCGGACTTAGATTTTTGACTCTGGTTCCTCCAAGCATTATCGTGTCATATTATGGTAACTTTCCATAAAAtctgaatatatttgaatattcGGTAACATaatgaagacatttatgtaatataataagGGATATTGATAGGGTCCATTGGGCTCAATCTGCCATATGTAACACCTCTATGCTTTTCTTAAACcgtaattatgttttttatcttaaaaatagTTCAGAGTGTTTATCTTAATCCTTGTAACAATTTAGTATATCTACGGTCTATATATTTATTCAgaaatataagattttattgTATATGATAAATTACTAGAATTACAACATGTTTAGTAAatatatacactacaagaaaatcatgaaatagaaatcaatttttagacaccaaaataattagttacaataggaactaaaatagagaccattttaaaaactaaaaaaaaaattggtttctaaattagtttctaaaatggtttctaatttagttactattgcaactaattattttagtttctactaattggtttctatttcatgattttcttgtagtgataaggattaaaaacatattaaattttattaaaaataaaaccaatatatattttaaaatatttttttaaggaaaaacaCATTAATTACTTTTCTATTAATTCTCAGCCATAACttatagaaagaagaaatcctTCTCTAGTGAAAAAAATGACAAGGTCTGACCACTCTACCTCATTTATGGGTTGGAGTATTGTTATGCAAAACTTTATTTGGAACAGCATGACATAAACAACTCAATTAAATGATACTCctacacatttttttataagtagAAATTCAACATATGAGAAAAACAACTCATGCAATGCAAATGCAATTGATTTGAATTATTGAATTGTAGAAGCTAACAAGAGAAACTGATATGCAAGGTTTTAAGTAAAAAAGGTTCGGAACCTTAATTATCTCAGTAAATGAATATGGAAAACAAGACATATGGTTTTCATAAACTTCTTGTCACTACATCTAGTAATTAGAATAGAAGCAATATGACATAACATCCTTATTTCATCCTAATGAAAAAACAATGCTATGACTATTACAGAGGGAGCCTTGATCCATGATTTATCGTAGAATGTTGTTTGAAGAAGAAAGTTGAGGGTAATCTGAAATTCCTTCTTCTAGTCTGCAGAACCAGAAACAAAAGTAATGTGTATCAATGAACCTGAGGTTAATagcaattgaaaaataaaagatcatcCTGAGAGTACTTTGAACAAAGAACAACTGAAACATCAAAAGTAGTCCCTCACCAAAATCCCTAGGCATTTTGCATTTAAAGCATTCTGTCCTGCTAGCATAATTATGCCCTCCACAGCCGATTCTGTTACATAAGAAGTTGGAAAAAACAAGgtgaaatattttgaattagttaGGAATTAATATGGATGCAAGTATTTGTTGCATATTTTATCCTATTTCTTGAGTGCAAAAAAACCAGCTTTCTTTCATGCGAATGGCCACTGTTGATATTGTAATTACTGACACTATGCATGCGTTTTCTGAAGGCTGAATAGAATTCTCTGTCTTtgggatgaagaagaagagattGTACATGTTTAACTCAATACATGAAAAATGGCTTTTATGTGTAGACATGAGTTACATGTTTTATGATATTTGGACATGTAGGTGATATAGTCAGTGTACATTTCAATTTGTAGTCACAAATTGAAATGAAGCAGCTGTTAAAGTGATGATAATGCAGGATAAGAAAGAGATCCTATTTTTTGAGTACTGAGAATGTGAATGGACCTTGGGCAAAACCAGTCTCCAGTCTTCCATCCTGGAGGGAAAGTGTTAGATCCATATTCTCCAGAGTTGCTGCCATATACTGAAGAGTAATAATCTTTAACTGCACCACATCTATAGCACCTTGATCTACTGCCATAGTTGTGACCTCCACAGTTGCAGAACCAGTCCCCTGCCAAAGCTTCAGTCTTGTTGTATCTGTAGGTTGAAGGGTCAGGTCCCCCATACTTGGGGTATCCACAACTCTGGCATGCTTCCCTCTTCTTGAAATTTATGTGCTCGCAAACACCACACATCCAATCTCCTCCAGACCAGCTCATTTTCCTAATCAATATACTCAGTTTAAGTcctaaattaataaatttgtgTTCCATCATTTCTCAGTGCAACAGAAAAGGGATATATGTTCATGTAGCCTCCCAGAAATGAGAAATATTATCAATCCTTCTATAATGCCTTACGAGTTATGATCCTAACTTCTATGAAAAACATGCAGTATTTGGCTATTTGAATAACTACTGTCTAGGGTGATAGAATAGTGTGTCATGGTAATTGTCATTTTTTCTACTCTACTAAATCTATTCATAGGTGTGGAGCCATATGAAGTTCCACTGCTCTGCATTAACAAAGAAAGTTCACACATAACATCCTCGCAGTGGCGGAGATTGGCATCAAGAACTTCAATGACTTTACATAGAAAATTAAgcttaatttaaatatattttagtccAAATCTATCACAGCATCCACTAATAAGAAATTGTCTAAGATAAGAATGAGGAATATAGAAGCAAATATTTACCTTTCAAGAAGAATGATGAGCAATAGAAGTATTAAGCAAGTAATGACTTGTGAGTTAGTATAGTAGCAGTTTTGGAATAGCAGGAGCCAAGATGATGACACTGTTGCTTGCGAGACTTCATATATTAGCTGTAAAACCCAATGTGGTATATATACAAGAGTCATGATCATTTTACActatatttttttcaacaaCCACATCACAGctacataaaatattattttattataatacttcatttatatttattattatcatttaaatataatattctattatttaaaatagttgtATGCagatgtttttgaaaaactagGTTGTCAAAGGATATTTACTGTAAATACAATGTCTCTTAATTTCCAAGTAATctattaaaatagaaattacttGAAATATTAAAGATACTTACATGCAATTGAGTCTCAATAGATGtgttataaaattatgtttCCAGAAATGAAGGT encodes:
- the LOC137805911 gene encoding uncharacterized protein — protein: MSWSGGDWMCGVCEHINFKKREACQSCGYPKYGGPDPSTYRYNKTEALAGDWFCNCGGHNYGSRSRCYRCGAVKDYYSSVYGSNSGEYGSNTFPPGWKTGDWFCPRIGCGGHNYASRTECFKCKMPRDFD